The Marinomonas sp. CT5 genome contains the following window.
AATAATCTGGCCAGTCCGTGTAAGCTAGCCCAGGTGGTTTGTCCTATTCTGAGCGGTGTATTGTTATTTGGTAGGATGTTTTGCTCTTGTAATTCTTCTACCCAGTCGATCCACGCTTTAAAGGTTTGCTTAGAGGCGGCTTTTAGTGAGTCGCTTGGGTTACCTGCTTTCCAAAGTGTTCTACCGTACATTAGGTCATAGGTTTCATTATGTTGCAGCGCGTATTCTACATAGGCGTGAACGTATTTTTTGAAGCCTTCTTCCGCCGTGTTTTTTTCCCTTCTTAAATCACTAAGAATTTTTTCTTGCTCACAAAAGCCTTGTTCTGCAATAGCACAGAGTAATGCGTTTTTATCTTTAAAATGGTGATAAGGTGCCGTTCTTGAAACGCCAACTGTGTCTGCAAGTTTGCGCATACTCAGACTTTCTACGCCTTGCTTTTTGATGATTAAAGAGGCGGATTCGAGTAAGGATTTATTGAGATCACCGTGGTGATATTGTGTTTTTAATGTCGACATGGAGCAGATTAAATACTTCTATCTTGACAATGTCAAAATGAAAACCTATCTTGACAGTGTCAAAATTGCGTGCGGGCAGCCGCAATCGAAAAATAATAAACAAAGCGAGTCACAATTATGCAGCATTCAACCTTTCCAAAAATATTTACACCACTTGATCTCGGCTTTACTCAGTTAAAAAACCGCGTATTGATGGGGTCTATGCATTTAGGTTTAGAAGAGGTGAAAGGCGGCATTGAGAGAATGGCTGTTTTTTATGCTGAACGTGCTCGTGGTGGGGTTGGGCTTATTGTCACAGGTGGTATTGCACCTAATTCTGAGGGGGCTGTCTATGCTGGCGCTGCAACAATGGCCTCAGATGAAGATGTTGCAAAGCACCAAATTATAACGGATGCCGTGCACGCAGAAGGTGGAAAAATTTGTATGCAAATCCTGCATACAGGACGTTATGCCTACAACCCTAAATTAGTTGCGCCGTCAGCGGAACAGGCGCCAATCAACCCATTTAAACCGAACGCTTTGGATGAAGAAGGGATCGCGAAGCAAATTGATGATTTTGTGAATGCCGCTAAGTTAGCTAAGCAGGCTGGCTATGATGGCGTTGAGATCATGGGCTCGGAAGGGTATTTCCTTAATCAATTTATCGCCGTACGAACAAATAAACGGGACGACGAATGGGGTGGGGAATACGTTAATCGAATTCGTTTGCCGGTTGAAATAGTCCGTCGAGTTCGAGAAGCAGTTGGTAAAGAGTTCATCATCATTTATCGCTTATCTATGCTGGATCTTGTGGAAGGTGGCAGTAATTTGGAAGAGGCGATAGAGCTTGGTCTTGCTATTGAGAATGCGGGTGCCAGTATCATCAGTACGGGTATTGGTTGGCACGAGGCAAGAGTACCAACTATTGCCACTAAAGTGCCAAGAGCGGCATTTACATGGGTGACGGCAGAGCTACGTAAGTCCTTATCTGTGCCTTTAGTCACATCAAATCGAATTAATACGCCTGATGTCGCGGAACAAGTACTTGCCCGTGGTGATGCGGACATGGTTTCTATGGCGCGTCCCTTTCTTGCTGATCCAGAATTTGTATTAAAAGCAGAGCAAAACCGTGTTGACGAGATTAATACCTGTATCGCTTGTAACCAAGCTTGTTTGGATCATGTATTTGAGCAAAAAATGACCTCTTGTTTGGTTAATCCAAGAGCATGTCATGAGACTGAGATCATTATTACCCCAGCAACATCGGTTAAACGCATAGCTGTTGTCGGAGCAGGCCCAGCTGGTTTGGCGTTTGCGACTACAGCGGCAAAACGCGGTCATAAGGTAACTCTGTACGATGCCAGTAATGAAATTGGTGGGCAATTTAATATAGCCAAACGCATTCCAGGCAAAGGCGAGTTTTATGAAACCTTGCGCTATTTTTCTCGCCAAGTTGAACTGACAGGCGTGGACCTTCAGTTAAATACTCGTGTTGATGGGGCGCTATTGGAAAGCGAGAAGTTTGACGAAGTGGTATTGGCAACAGGGATATTGCCCAGAACACCAGAGATTGAAGGCATAGAGCATCAAAAAGTATTAAGTTACTTAGAGGTTATGAAAGGCAAAACCGTTGGCAAACGAGTTGCTGTGATTGGGGCTGGTGGTATCGGTTTTGATATCAGTGAATATCTGTTGTATTCAACCACTCATAAAGCGCAAAGCATTGAAGATTTCATGTCTCAATGGGGGGTAGATATGAACTTTTCGGCTCGAGGTGGTGTGGAAGGTATGGAGCCAGTATTTGAATCAGCGGAACGTGAGATTTTTTTGTTACAACGTAAAAAAAGCAAGGTTGGCGCGAATTTAGGTAAAACGACCGGATGGATTCATCGTACCGAGTTATTAAAAAAAGGCGTTGTCTTTTTGTCTCACTGTGATTATCAGCGCATTGATGATGACGGTTTGCATTTAACGGTGAATGGCGAGGCACGTTGTCTTGATGTTGATACTGTTGTGGTTTGTGCCGGTCAGGAGCCGAATCGGTTATTAGAAAGTGACATTAGTCAGCCTGTGCATTTTATTGGCGGTGCTGATGTGGCCTCTGAATTGGATGCGAAGCGCGCCATTAAACAAGGCACCTTGTTGGCTTGCGCTTTATAACATTGACTGAACATTCCGAGAGTGGTGCTTTCACCACTCTCGTTTTTTAATGAGTGCGAGATAGTTAAACAAGTACTTGTCTTGTGTTGGCGATGTAGTCATGAACTTGTGCTTCTATTTCAGTATCGACCATGACTTCTGGCCCGCAATCGTTTGGACAAGCCATTCTTGGTGTGGTGCCAAAAAGTCGGCAAATCAACGGACGTTCATCATACACTTCACAACCATTCGGTCCTAAATGAACACAGTTAAACTCTTCAAGAGCGGCATCGTGCTCGGCATCAGATTTTACGGGTAGACGTAACATTTCCTCTGAAGAGGCTGTGACCGGTCCGCAACAATCGTGGCAGCCTGGTTTGCACGCAAAGGAGGGGATTCTTTCTCTTAGTCGCGCAATGATGTCTCTGTCATTCGTCATATTTTCTAGCCTTAGGTCGCTGATTTAGCCTTATTGTCGATCTATGAGTCCCATTTTACCCAAATACCTTAAAAGCTTTCTGAAAATCACTTTATCTCGTTGATTATTGGTGTAACTTATCACATCTAAAATGTTTGATAAAAGTTGCGGCCACGTCCTTGCGCAGTATTGGGGTTGGAGTTTATGCAGGTATTAGAGTCATTGTTTGAATGGATTAGCTTTCACTGGGTCACTATTATTGTTGTGGTGCATTTCGGTCTGTCGGTTGTCACCTCTCTTCACGTACTTTTGTTTAAAGAAAATGAGCGTACGTCTCTTGCTTGGATTGGCTTAGTCATATTGTCACCTGTTTTAGGTAGCATAATTTATTGGCTGTTTGGTATAAACCGCATTAAACGAATGGCGAAAAGGGAGCATCCTCAAAAACTAAAACAAGACTTTCGTTATGAGGAAGATTGTATTGTTTTTCATAGTCTACCGAAAAATTGGCATTCTTCTATTATCGCTGGGTACACCATTCACCCTGTAAATTACGTCGATGATAATGGCATAGAGCCATTAGTGAATGGTGATAGCGCTTATCCAGCCATGATCAAGTCTATTGAGTCGGCCAAAAAGCACATTGTGTTATCGAGCTATATTTTTGACTACGACTCTCTAGGGCGACAATTTGTTCATGCGCTGGCACAAGCTCAGGAGCGAGGCGTTGTTGTGCAGGTTTTGCTTGATGGTATTGGTGTTGGTTACAGTTGGCGTAAATCTGATAGGGCATTAAAGAAACTTGGCGTGAGAACCGCACAGTTCTTGCCTGCCATTTCACTAACGAGTATTCGTTTTATTAATTTAAGGAATCATAGAAAAATCCTCTGTATCGATGGTGAGGAAGCGTACATTGGTGGAATGAATATCAGCAAAAATAACTTGGTTAGTTCCGCAAAACATCCGATTGATGATGTTCATTTTAGAGTTACGGGTCCTGTTATTGATCAGATTAGCCAAGTTTTTATTGAGGATTGGTATTTTGCCACCAAAGAGGTGATTCAGTTTCCTGCGTATAGTCCGAGGGCTGTGAGCCAGCAAGATGATCGTAAAGTTGTTTCTCGCGTTATTCAGGATGGGCCGGATGAAAACCATAACAGAATTCGTTGGACTCTAATCAATGCGCTAGTGTGTGCAGAAAAAAGCGTTAAGATCATTACACCTTATTTTATTCCTGATCAAACCTTAATGACATCTCTTCATGCCGCGGCGTTGCGTGGTGTATCAGTAGAAATTATTGTTCCTAAGCACAGTAATATTCTTTTTGTTGATTGGGTGATGGAAGCCAATTACTCAAGAATCATAGAGCATGGCATCAAAATTTATAAAAATATGCGACCATTCGATCACAGTAAAATCGTTCTTATTGATGATATTTGGTCCTTTATTGGATCTACGAATTGGGATGCAAGGAGTTTAGAGTTTAACTTTGAAATTAATTTAGAGTGCTTTGATGGCGCTCTTAATCATCAACTTACGGAACTGTATGAATCGAAAAAGCTCGATTCTGAGGAAGTGCTAGCGGAAGATGTCAGTCATCTTTCTATTTATAAAAAAGTCCGTAACAACCTGCTTCGTTTGTTTTCTCCTTATTTATGAATTTGATTTCCTTTGAGGTTTCCTAATGATCAAAAGCCGGTATAGCGCTGTAGAGTCTTTAAAGGTTATGGGCCGTGCCTCAAAAAATGTGATGGGCCCCAACATCAGTGTGCTGTTGTGGAATGTATTCAAATGCAAGCGAAAGGGTTGGCAGAATGACTTTGCTTCTCTTGCAGAGGATAAGGATTTGATTCTTCTGCAAGAGGCTATTTTAAACTCGCCATTTGATGGTCTTTTTTACCAGTCTTCAGAACATCAATGGATAATGGCGAGTAGCTTTAAAAACGTAAAATCTAATATTGAAACAGGGGTGAAAACGGGATCCAGTGTCATGGCAAGTAAGCACTTTTTTTCCGTGTCAGCTCACAGTGAGCCTGTGACTAATACTAAAAAAATGATGCTAGCGACAGAGTATCCTTTAGCAAATAGTGAAGGAACGGTTCTTGAGCCGTCTTTGTTAGTCATTAATACACACATGATTAACTTTGTGTCTTTTGAGAAGTTTAGAGCCCATTTAGATCAAGCTTTTCAAGCACTAGAGCACCATCATGGCCCTATTTTATTTGCCGGTGATTTTAATACTTGGAACAGAAAAAGAATGGCGTACTTTAATGAATTGGCAATCTCATGCTCTTTAGAGGAAGTTCAGATTCAACGTCAGCCAAGACTCGGTCACTTATTTCGGCATCTTGATCATATTTATTGTCGTGGCCTTAGAGTGGTTGATGTTTGTGTTCATACCGATATTCACTCCTCCGATCATTACCCAATCAGTTTATCGCTGCAGTTTATAGAGGGTTAAATAACGGTATAGCCTGACGGTGACTAACCGTCAGGCATTCTCTAATAGTTTACCTAAAACTTGTAAGCGACTAGAGGTCTCTTTCTTATCTAAATCTACTAATTGTTGTTGCTCTAATTCGTGCTCTATCATTCGTTTTTGATGTTGAATAAAGGACCAATGTGTTGAGTCATTGGCTTGCTCTGCAATACGAATGAGTCCTTCTATTTGGCGAAGTTGTACGGCTAAGCATGTTTTTGAGTATTGGCGAATTTGATCAAAAGCAATATTGGCTAAGTTTCTGAATGACGTTGTCTTATAAGTGACTCTCGCTTTTCCATTTTCATCATAGGTAATGCCTTCAGGAAAGTTTTTTTGTGTCAGATCACAAACGGCTGCCGTTAATTTGTCAATGCAGGCGATGGCGGAATAGGGGTCGTTTATGCCGGGAGACAGTGCTCTCAATGCGATTTCGACCAGCTGGTGGACGGCAAATTCAGGATCTTGCAGTGGTGTACGTTTGGGGCCTAGAGTAAACGATTCGTGTAAAATTTTTCTGTCTTCTTCTGAGAATGTTTCAATATTAGATGTCATGATCACCATGCGATTAACAACAAAATCTCCAGGGTTTACAGAGATGTTTAAGTGCCCATCTAATCGGCTCATTAAACTGGTTAAATTGGCGTAGTTAATCGCTTGAATGTAGCCGCATGAATGACTTTCACATTCAAATTCTTTGATATCTTCAGATTGTTTTGTTTCTTTTTTTTGCCTCTTTTTCACAGATGAACAGTTGTCTTCTTCCTCTTTTTGTTCTTTGAAGATGAGGCCGATACTGTATTGCAACTCTTGATAAACATTGTCTATGACACTGTCGGACTGTAGGTTCAGTGAGACGTGGTGAATGAAATAGATAAGCAGAAGGATACCGAATAGCGTCATCGCTATGGCCCCAGCAATGGTAAGGCCCGGAAGAAAAGCGCTGTTTGCGAAATTGTCTGTTGTTCGAACAAGAATCAGACAATAGACGAATAGAGATATGAAGACGCCAAGAACAATTTGCGTGCTTGAATCTTCCATGAAATTACGAATGAGTCTTGGACCAAATTGGGATGAGGCATTCGTTAAGGCAACAATGGTAATTGAGAAGGTGATACTGACCACGGTCATTACACTGCCTGCGACTGTCGTTAGAAGGTCGCGAGTAATACTTGGGTCGGCATGATAGAGAAAGTGAAGCCAATTTAATGAATGTAGGCCAGCGTAAAGATCAATAAAGAGCAGAGATATGCAACTTAAAATAGTGAGCGATAAAATTAGACAAGGCGTAAACCAGAAACTGGTCTTAACCTTGTCATAGACTCTCAATGCCTTGGCGTTTCTCATTGTAGATAATCGCAAAAGTTTACATCCTCGGCTGTAAGTTGGTGATTAGATTACTGACTTTTATCGTTTGGCTCACCCGTTTTAAGTAGTTTTAAGAGATCCTCTCTTTCCATACTGCCTTTTAACGCTAAGTCTAGTTGATACTGATAATCGTCATTCCATTCTGATGTTCGTGGGCTGAGAGTTGCTAGGTCTCTCATGGCGGATTTCAATACCTTTAAAAAAGCCTGAATATTTCGTTCCTGGTCAATTAAAATATTTTTTAGTGCTGTTGCGCTGCTATGTCTTAAGTAAAGCTTCAGCACATCATTTTGTTCTTCAATTGCTTTTATCTTGCTATCTTGTTTGGCAAGGGATTGCTCAAATTTGGACAGTAAGGCACCTTGTTCGCTTATGGTTTTAGCAGTCTGAATGTCTTCTTGCTTTGGTTTTAAAAGAAAGTAAGTAATACCTGAAGAGGATGCCACACTAAAAATGAAGCACAGAAAGAAAGCGATGATCAGTTTTTTAGAGCTTTTTTTAGGCGCTTCTTCCTGAGTCTTTTTATCATCATTAACTTTGGATGGCATGATGTGTTCTCCTTGCTGTATTTAGATATTCATCTTAGCAGGGCGACCATTAAGATGAAACGAATTAGGCTTTTGTGCACATGTAGAGCATTTTAAATACTCTTTGCCGTTTTTAGTACCTCATTGTTACATCTCTGTATCATTCAGCGGTTTATTTTCCTGTTAGTTGTCGTAAAATACGCGCAAAATTTGGGATTATTAATAACCTACTAAAATAGTCAGGTAAATACTTGATCAAAACAGTAGGAATTGTGTAGTATTTACAACCACTGAATAATCTTAACTGGATAGTTTATGCGCCTGACAACAAAAGGTCGTTATGCGGTAACCGCCATGCTTGATCTGGCATTGCATTCGGATCAAGGACCTGTGTCTTTATCTGATATTTCAAGCCGACAGGGTATATCGTTATCTTATCTTGAACAGCTGTTTTCTAAGCTTCGTAAAAAGTCACTAGTTAGTAGTGTGAGAGGCCCAGGTGGTGGATATCGTTTAAGTCGTTCTAATGATGAGATTTTTGTTGCTCAGATTGTTGATGCGGTGAATGAATCAGTCGACGCAACGGGGTGTAAAGGGCGAAGTGATTGTCAAAGCGGTAACACTTGTCTTACCCACCATCTTTGGTGTGATTTGAGCGATCAGATACACGATTTTTTAAATCAAATTAGCCTAGATCAATTGGTACGTCGAAATGATGTGCGTCAAGTTGCAGAACGGCAAGAATACGAAAGCCGACAGCGTTGTCTCGAAAATGACAAAATTAGCGCGGCCATTGTTGATTGAATAAAGAATAAATTAATAAAGCTGAATACGCTGATTCTCAGCGTGTTAGTGGCTAACATTGAGTGAGTTTTTATATGACTGAGCAGATAGATAAGGCGCTGGCACGGGAATACGAAGCGGGTTTTGTCTCTGATGTAGAATCAGAAACCTTTGAGCCTGGTTTGAATGAAGATGTGATTCGTCGTATTTCTGGAATG
Protein-coding sequences here:
- a CDS encoding TetR/AcrR family transcriptional regulator — protein: MSTLKTQYHHGDLNKSLLESASLIIKKQGVESLSMRKLADTVGVSRTAPYHHFKDKNALLCAIAEQGFCEQEKILSDLRREKNTAEEGFKKYVHAYVEYALQHNETYDLMYGRTLWKAGNPSDSLKAASKQTFKAWIDWVEELQEQNILPNNNTPLRIGQTTWASLHGLARLFIDGIYLDKGDLSDMIEQMIKNLCSTGT
- a CDS encoding NADPH-dependent 2,4-dienoyl-CoA reductase, yielding MQHSTFPKIFTPLDLGFTQLKNRVLMGSMHLGLEEVKGGIERMAVFYAERARGGVGLIVTGGIAPNSEGAVYAGAATMASDEDVAKHQIITDAVHAEGGKICMQILHTGRYAYNPKLVAPSAEQAPINPFKPNALDEEGIAKQIDDFVNAAKLAKQAGYDGVEIMGSEGYFLNQFIAVRTNKRDDEWGGEYVNRIRLPVEIVRRVREAVGKEFIIIYRLSMLDLVEGGSNLEEAIELGLAIENAGASIISTGIGWHEARVPTIATKVPRAAFTWVTAELRKSLSVPLVTSNRINTPDVAEQVLARGDADMVSMARPFLADPEFVLKAEQNRVDEINTCIACNQACLDHVFEQKMTSCLVNPRACHETEIIITPATSVKRIAVVGAGPAGLAFATTAAKRGHKVTLYDASNEIGGQFNIAKRIPGKGEFYETLRYFSRQVELTGVDLQLNTRVDGALLESEKFDEVVLATGILPRTPEIEGIEHQKVLSYLEVMKGKTVGKRVAVIGAGGIGFDISEYLLYSTTHKAQSIEDFMSQWGVDMNFSARGGVEGMEPVFESAEREIFLLQRKKSKVGANLGKTTGWIHRTELLKKGVVFLSHCDYQRIDDDGLHLTVNGEARCLDVDTVVVCAGQEPNRLLESDISQPVHFIGGADVASELDAKRAIKQGTLLACAL
- a CDS encoding YkgJ family cysteine cluster protein: MTNDRDIIARLRERIPSFACKPGCHDCCGPVTASSEEMLRLPVKSDAEHDAALEEFNCVHLGPNGCEVYDERPLICRLFGTTPRMACPNDCGPEVMVDTEIEAQVHDYIANTRQVLV
- a CDS encoding phospholipase D-like domain-containing protein translates to MQVLESLFEWISFHWVTIIVVVHFGLSVVTSLHVLLFKENERTSLAWIGLVILSPVLGSIIYWLFGINRIKRMAKREHPQKLKQDFRYEEDCIVFHSLPKNWHSSIIAGYTIHPVNYVDDNGIEPLVNGDSAYPAMIKSIESAKKHIVLSSYIFDYDSLGRQFVHALAQAQERGVVVQVLLDGIGVGYSWRKSDRALKKLGVRTAQFLPAISLTSIRFINLRNHRKILCIDGEEAYIGGMNISKNNLVSSAKHPIDDVHFRVTGPVIDQISQVFIEDWYFATKEVIQFPAYSPRAVSQQDDRKVVSRVIQDGPDENHNRIRWTLINALVCAEKSVKIITPYFIPDQTLMTSLHAAALRGVSVEIIVPKHSNILFVDWVMEANYSRIIEHGIKIYKNMRPFDHSKIVLIDDIWSFIGSTNWDARSLEFNFEINLECFDGALNHQLTELYESKKLDSEEVLAEDVSHLSIYKKVRNNLLRLFSPYL
- a CDS encoding endonuclease/exonuclease/phosphatase family protein produces the protein MIKSRYSAVESLKVMGRASKNVMGPNISVLLWNVFKCKRKGWQNDFASLAEDKDLILLQEAILNSPFDGLFYQSSEHQWIMASSFKNVKSNIETGVKTGSSVMASKHFFSVSAHSEPVTNTKKMMLATEYPLANSEGTVLEPSLLVINTHMINFVSFEKFRAHLDQAFQALEHHHGPILFAGDFNTWNRKRMAYFNELAISCSLEEVQIQRQPRLGHLFRHLDHIYCRGLRVVDVCVHTDIHSSDHYPISLSLQFIEG
- a CDS encoding DUF2254 domain-containing protein encodes the protein MRLSTMRNAKALRVYDKVKTSFWFTPCLILSLTILSCISLLFIDLYAGLHSLNWLHFLYHADPSITRDLLTTVAGSVMTVVSITFSITIVALTNASSQFGPRLIRNFMEDSSTQIVLGVFISLFVYCLILVRTTDNFANSAFLPGLTIAGAIAMTLFGILLLIYFIHHVSLNLQSDSVIDNVYQELQYSIGLIFKEQKEEEDNCSSVKKRQKKETKQSEDIKEFECESHSCGYIQAINYANLTSLMSRLDGHLNISVNPGDFVVNRMVIMTSNIETFSEEDRKILHESFTLGPKRTPLQDPEFAVHQLVEIALRALSPGINDPYSAIACIDKLTAAVCDLTQKNFPEGITYDENGKARVTYKTTSFRNLANIAFDQIRQYSKTCLAVQLRQIEGLIRIAEQANDSTHWSFIQHQKRMIEHELEQQQLVDLDKKETSSRLQVLGKLLENA
- the iscR gene encoding Fe-S cluster assembly transcriptional regulator IscR, encoding MRLTTKGRYAVTAMLDLALHSDQGPVSLSDISSRQGISLSYLEQLFSKLRKKSLVSSVRGPGGGYRLSRSNDEIFVAQIVDAVNESVDATGCKGRSDCQSGNTCLTHHLWCDLSDQIHDFLNQISLDQLVRRNDVRQVAERQEYESRQRCLENDKISAAIVD